The DNA sequence CTTGCGAGCACTGGAGATAAGGAAATAATTCCAACCATTGCTAACGTTAAAGAGCCCATCGTCATAAATCCATCTGTAAATCGGCCAGCAAGACCTAGTTTATTTCCTATGATTTTGTCGATAGCGCCAAGACAAAAACAACCAATCACGATAAAGACGATTACTTCATTAATACTCATTCTTTTTCCCCATTCTAAAAAACTAATTAATCTTCTTTTTACTTTATCATATCAGAAGATAATTTCAGTCAGTTTTCTATAAAAAAACACAAGGAAATTTCGCTACGAAATATCCTTGTGTTTTAGACTAATGAATTGCCTTTCCTTGGGTTCCGTTAATCGAATAACTAACTTCAATCTTGCTATTTAAAGAATGAGATACAGAACAATATTTGTCTTTTGAGAGTTCAATGGCTCGAACGACCTTATCTTCCGGGAGATCTCCTTCAAATGAATAATGAATATGTACAGTCGTGAACTTTTTTGGGTGATCTTCGGCCCTTGTACCTTCGACATCCATATGAAATGCCGTAGGGCTTAGGCGCATTTTTGTTAAGATTGAGATAATGTCAATTCCTGTGCAGCCAGCAACCGCATTCAAAAGTAGTTCCGTTGGTCTTGGTCCTTTATTTTCACCACCAACATCTCCGGATGCATCCATAGTTAGTGAATGACCTGATGGAGTTGTGCTTGAAAAAGCCATGTTTCCTGCCCAAGAAATCGTCGTTTTCAATGATGTTCCCTCCCTTTAATTTCCTTTTAAGTTTTTACTAATATATAGAGTATATGCAACAGCTTGTATATTATAAGTCTTCACGCTTTGCGTGAAGCTTTTGAGAATAAATAAGCCATTGGGACAAATAAATTTGTCCCAAAAAGATTATTTATTCTCAAAAGACGACCTAGTAACAAAGTTTACGAGGACAGCCTCTAAAAAAACGATGGCTCTTTTGCACCACGAGTTGATCAAGAACGAAAAAAACGAGCACACTTTCCATTCTCCAGGGAAAATATGCTCGTTTTCTTATTTTAAGATTGATTCTTTCGACTCAACTAATTCACGATTAATATTCTTACCATAATATAATTCATCCATTTCTAGCTTCAAACGTGCGGTAATCTCTTCCTGCTCTTCAATACTAAGTGTATCTTTTTTATAACCAAAAAGATAATTATTTAGATCAAAGTTCTTTAGTTTACATTTTGTATGGAAGATGTTTTCTTGATAGATGTTCACATCAATCATATCGAACTGATCTTTTACTTCACTAGGAATGTAGTTTGAATTGAGTTGATATCATGATCAATGAATAGCTTGTGCCCATTAATATCTCTCGTGAAACCGCGGACGCGGTAGTCCATCGTCATAATGTCTGTATCAAATGAGTGGATTAGATAGTTTAGTGCTTTTAAAGGTGAGATTTCCCCACATGTTGATACGTCGATATCAGCTCGAAACGTACTGATCCCTTCATCTGGATGGTATTCAGGATAGGTATGAACAGTTATATGACTTTTATCTAAATGAGCAAGAACCGTTTCTGGAAGCGGCCCTGGAGATTCTTTAAAAAAGCCTTGTGGAGCGTTATTTACGGGACCTTCTGAAACTAATATCGTTACACTCGCGCCCTGAGGATCATAATCTTGTTTAGCGATATTCAATACGTGTGCACCAATAATACTCGTAACATCTGTTAGGATCTTTGTTAAACGATCAGCATTATATTGTTCATCTATATATTCTATATAAGCTTCTCGCTCTTCTTTTGTTTTTGTATAACAAATGTCGTACATATTAAAACTTAATGACTTCGTTAGATTATTAAACCCATGTAATTGAATACGCTGTTCTGGCGTTAGTTTCATTTCAAACTCCCCTTTTCTCCGCCTTCAATGTATGATGATGATAGTAACAAGCCATCAATTGCGACAAAGAAGAACCATTTTTATATAAAACATAATTAATTCACCACGCTATTATAACAAAACCACATAAAAAGTGATAATAAAATCTTATAATATACCAATTATATTTTCAAATTAAGTTTATTATCTTCGCAACTACATATAGATTGATAAAGCTCGGTTAAGTGATTAAAAAATTGACTCTAGTATCTACCAATTAAAGTTTATTGTGATGACAACTTTAAAAACCATTTTCCCTAACTCGTCAAGAACCAAACAAATAAGGGTACAACAGTTATCATTGTTGTACCCTCGTGAATGTTACTTAATATGTTGTTGGCAATATTCTTGTAGCAATTGTTCTTCCTCTTCTTCTAAGGCAAGATCAATGTATTTATCGCTTGTTTTTTCATAAATATCATAATGCATCATTCTTGTAGTATTCTCATCAACTGCAACAATTGCTTTTATGTATAATCCATGCTCAGTATATAATTCATCTTCTTCATCAACCTCTACGTGAATAAAAAATTCATAACGCTCTCCGCTAAGGATACCTGTTATATCTTCGACTTTTTCTACTGTATGTTTAATAATGTTCATTTAATTTTCCTTTCTGACTTCATATTTTTCTTATTATGTCTAAGAGCCTAAAGAGTTATTTCTTTAGGCCCTAAATAAGTTTAACGTTATTCAGTATCCCTGCATATAGTTAAATAACTAGATGTTGCAGGAGGTACGGCGATGACGAGAACCTTAAAGATAAAAGCTCTTATCGGTATTTCTATTGCTGTTTATGGTTTTTATAAATTATTACACTTTTTTAAGCAAAATCAACGTGTTCATTGATTAGACTGCACTTGACTGAGCTAATTCCTCTTTTTCCTTTTCTTCTTCACTAACTTCCTTAGATAGGAACCAACCAAGGACTGCAATTAAGACAAGCACTACATAAAACGTAATCTTCCAGGCTTTCATCTCTGCTACGTGCTCAGGTAAAAACGCAACTTCTGGATGTGATAGCGTGTAAACCGCTAACTTTACCCCTACCCAACCAACGATAAGAAAGGCAGCTGTTTCTAATCCAGGCTTACGAGTAAGGAGACCCACAAAATAAGTGGCTGCAAATCGCATGATGACAAGGCCGATAAAACCACCTAGGAAAATAATTAAGAATTTACCGCCATCAAGACCACCAACCATTGGTAAACCGGTATTAGGTAACGTTACTGCGATCGCTACAGCAGCTAAAATAGAATCTACAGCAAAGGCGATATCAGCTAATTCCACCTTAATTACAGTAACCCAAAATCCTGATTTCTTTTTGGCTTCCTTCATTTCCTCAGTTTCGGCTTTATGTCGTACATATTTTCTGATAATAAAGTTTAATGCGATAAAGATTAAGTATGCTGCTCCAATGGCCTGAACTTGCCATACATGGACGAGAAATGAAATAGCAAATAATGATCCGAATCGAAAGACGAAAGCACCTGCTAAGCCATAAAACAATGCTCTTTTTCGCTCTTTTTCAGGGAGATGTTTTACTAAAATCGCTAATACAAGCGCATTATCTGCTGCAAGTATCCCTTCTAAAACAATAAGTACTAATAATACCCAACCATACTCTAATAAAATTGAAACGTCCAAAATAAGTCTCCTCTTCTGCATTGATGTAATGTAAATAAAAAATGACCCATACCATAAAAGTAAGGTCATTAAATAACATCCAATTATGCAAAAGGACAGACCAATACCGTTATGGTAAAGGTCTCGCTAACAACAATTGTTGCCAATAAACCCGGAGGAATTTCCTCGTGATGACGAATTTATTGTACCAGCTACTCCCCTTTAAGGATAACTTTTTATTTGTTCTTATTTTAATAGGAAGTTATTAATCTGTCAATCTACTTGCTAATCTTTTTTTCACTACCTAATAGGTACTTACGTCCTCTTCAAATAATGGAAGGAGATCCTCCAAAAATAACACAACGAAAAGGACTTGCTGGTTTCGCTCATGTCTTAGATGGTTTCGCAATCGTTTATAGTTGGCCATTTCCTCAGGCAATCTTTTATTCTGTTCCCAAAGTTTCTTGGAAACTAGTAAAACTTGGACCGCATTTTTTTCATCGGTTTGACTCAGCTGCATAATTGCAGTCAAATTGTTTTCTACATCACTTTTAAATTGCCAATTTCGATCAGTAATGGCTTCGATAGCAACAATGGTTAACGGAGTAGACATTAATATAACAGCGATTTTCCCATCTGCTTCTCGTTTACCATCATATAAATCATATTCGGCACTGGCGATGTCAGAATCTCTCTTTAAGTGTGCAAAGGTCTCTAATGAGTGATTACTTACAGGTAAATAGAAGGTCTCGCATGTATTAAGGTAAGCTTTCTTTAATAAGTCAAAAAAACGTGTTCGCAACCAACTGTTGCTTGTCGTCAACTCATAAGCTAGATAATCAAAAATCCTCAAATATAAATTAGAGTCATCTAATCCATGATTAAATCTATCAATTACCATTTTTTATTACCCCGTTTCAAAGAAATTTAGACGTAGGCAAAGACTTTTTCTCTATGGTTAATTTTTATGAGGTAAGACAGTGAATAAGTACTGCCTAATTGACTCAAGCAAACAATTGTAGACGTGTTAGCTACTATGAATTCTGCTTACTTTAGGTTTTCTTTCCTTACGAATGGAGCTAGTTGGCGTTCAATGTTTCCAATGAGTGAAATGCGTAAAATTCATGTGCTTTCAGTCCATTAACAAACACAGCCAAATACGGGACACTTTTTATTTGCCATTTCATAGCAAGGTTTCGATTAACATTAATATTTACGGAATAAATCGTAGTATTACTGTATTTTTGATTCCAAATTTCTAACATCTGTTTTGCCAATTTGCACGTTCCGCATAACGGTGTATAACAAAAGTAAATTTTGATGGTATCTTTCTTAGTTAACAAATGCCAATCGATCATTTTTTCTGTCACTTCAACCATTTCTAACACTCCTCTACAAACACATTATAACGAAAGTGGAATAAAGAGAGAAACGAAGTGAATTGCAAAAGATTATCAAGCTCTTGAACCTTTGCGGACTTGGTTCGGAAAACTTTTCAATTTTACGAGTTGCTCCTGTCCGAACATGGCTTGGGTTCGGACTACTTTTCTATTTTACAGCCTGCTCCTTTCCGAACTTTAACCGATCCGTTTACACCACATAACAGTCGTTAGTATGGTGTTCACTCATACAGAATTATAAACGACTTGAAAAGTGTAGATGAGAAATTATGTACATTCTTAAACGGTCAAAAATGTGCACTGTTAGCTTGACATTTACAAAAAAAATAACGAGGAGTTCCCCCCTCGCATACCATTTATGATGAGATTAAGTCTTTTAATGCTACTTCTATATCTGTATATTGAAAAGTAAAACCACTGTCTACTAATTTTTTAGGGACACAATTTCTCCCTGTTAAAGCCAAACTTGGCTCGGTTTGCATGAATAGGTACGCACCTAACCAAACAAATGGCGTGGGTGCCGGTGGTGTCCAGCCTTTTCCCATTACGTTCCGCAACGACTTCATGAATTCTTTATTCGTAATTGGTGTAGGTCCAGTAGCGTTGTAAATACCTGAATAGCTTGTATTTTCGATGGCTTCTAAAAACATGTTGTTTAAGTCATCGATATGTAGCCAGCTTATATATTGTTTTCCTGAACCTACTGTGCCTCCCAGGTTTAAGGAAACCAATTTCTTTAAAGGTTCAAGTGCGCCACCATCCTTGCCTAATGCAAAGCCAATTCGTAATAACACTTGGCGAGGAGTCGTCAATGCTTCTTTAAAGAACTCAGTCTCCCACTGTTTACATACATCTACAGAAAAACCAGACCCAAAAGGAGCATTCTCGTCACATCGCTCGGTTGTGTCACCGAATATCGCTAATGAACCAGCTTGAACGAAAGCTTGCGGAGGTTGCTTACATTGAAGGATTGCCTCTCTTAAGACTCTGACTGAATCTAACCTAGAAGAGACAATCTCTTCTCTATTTTTCTTTGTGTAAATGCAATTGACGCTTTTTCCTGTAAAATTTACAACCGCATAACTCCCGTCAATTTCACTAGCCCAGTCACCTAAGGTTTTTCCATCCCATTGCACATACTTAATTTGACCATCTAATGGAGCTGAATTTCTGGATAAAATGACTACTTGATAACCTTTACCGAGTAAAAAATTTGCCAACGATTTCCCTAAAAAACCAGACCCGCCCGCTAAAACGATTTTTTTCCCCATTACTTCATCCTCCCTTTATTGTTGATAATAGACTTCTTTCGTAAACATGGGTGGTTTATTGACAATAATTCAATAAATAACTCAAATTTCTACGTTTAACAGACCTTTAATAAAGGCTCTTTTCTAAAACATTGCTCCTGCGGTTACTCGTCGCACAAAAAAACTTGTTGCTTTTTAACCTAAAAAAATTGGTAAAATTCCTTAGATGAAGCTATCACCGAATACAATAAGTAAGAAAAGAGCAGTGCTTACTAAATAAGTAGTGATATCTTAGGATTTATGTGTAAAAATCCGGCTTTTGGGATTTTTACGAAAGCAACAAACTTCAGGAAACAGCCTTAATAAAAAAGCAGAACATGATAGGTCCATGTTCTGCTTTTTTGTTAAAAACTGATAACTCGATATCCGATAAGTAAAACGACTGTTAGTACTGAAATACAGAAAACCCAATAAATTGGCTTAAGTGTTCCCTTTTTGGTTTTAACAAGGATCATTTCCATGAAGTAAACTAAAGATAGAGCAAGTAGTCCTTTAACTATGTAGGTACCTGGGAATTGCATTAAAACTAATAAGCCTACCCCTGTCCCAATCATGATTACATAAAAAGCCTTACAACCATGTGGGTAATTTTTGCGCCTTTGGCAACATTTGCTCGATAAAGAAAAAATGTAACAAAGAAAAGAAGAACTAAAACCATCCAAAAAAACGAATGTGGATGATATAAAGCTACGTGTGGCATAAGTGTAAACCTCCAAATTATATTTACTGACTTGTCAATTATAACCTGAAAGGATTGTAACTCCAAAAAATATGCTTAGGGAGATGTGGACCTGTCGTCTAGCAAAAGGAAATATTCACTACCTTCACTTCGGTTGGTGAGTGTTTAGTCATTATATTAGTTTACATAATATGATTACGGGAAACGTATTTAGGAGAAAACTGGTAAAATAGTGATTATCAGAACTAGTTACTTATAGTAAGCTAATACCTACTAAATCACTCTAAGTAATTTCTGCTTCAGTTCCACTATTCTTCCCTCAAGATGTTACTTCTAATTTATGAAACGCATTTTATCAAATAGTGTAAAAAAGCACACCAGGAGCTATACTCAAATGGTGTGCTGATATCTTGTATTATCTTGAAAATTACTCTCCTGCTACTGCTAAACTCTTCACTTTTAATGAAGGTGAGCCAACATATCCTCCCATTGGGAAGCCGAATTTGAGATCATTCGCAATTGCCTCGATTTGATCGAGCATTGTGAAGAAATTTCCAGCAATTGTGATTTGATTTACTGGTCGCTCAATTTTCCCGTTTTTTACAAGGTAGCCGTTGGCAGCTAATGAAAAGTCGCCTGAAATGGGATTTGCGCCAGAGTGTAACCCTTGTAAATCAGTAATAATTAATGCTTCCGTTTCTTTCTGAATTAGCTCCTCATACGAAGTTTTGCCTGCTTTAATAAACATGTTTGAAGGTGCAATAGTTATTGTTCCTTTATAAGAAGCCTTTGTCGCATGGCCTGTCGATTGAACCTGGTCTTTAGTGGCCGACTTTAAATTATGAAGAAATGTTTTTAGAACTCCATCTTCGACAAGGTTTACCTGCTTGGTAGCAACACCTTCACTATCAAAGGAACGACTCATAAAGCCATCTGTCAAAAAGGGATCATCGACAATTGTTACTAATGGATTAGCGACATGAGTATCAAGTTTATTTGCTAATCTTGATTTACCTTTTTGAACTTGATCTGCTGAAAAGGCTTGGCTGAATACTTGCAATAAAGAAGCTGCTGCTGTATTTCGTAAAATAATCGGGTATTCGTTACTAGGGACAGATGAAGCACCTAGGAAACTAACGGCTTCCTCAACCACCTCACTCGCAATTTGAGCTGGATCAAATCGTGAAAAATCCCGGGCTAGTGTTAATCTACTTGCACTCTTAATATCTTCGCCGTCCTTTACAACAACTGAAAGATACGTATAAACGACATTACCTTTTTCATGTTTTTCAAGCCCTTTTGTATTGGATATCAGCCTCTCACTGTCATGTGATTCTAATAAACAATAATTCACACTAGTTACTTTATCACTTAAAGCGAAGCATTCAGTTTCGATTTGTTTAAGGACTGCAATTTTCTCATCAGCAGAAATACCAGCTAGATCTTCAGAAAATAGGCTAACTTCTTCATATTGATCAGATCCAGCAAAAATCATTTCAGAGTCTTCACTATCAATAATGCTTAAATTCTCTTTAGCTTCTGCAAGCATAAAGGGAATAGATTGCTCATCGATTTTTTCAGTATATGCATAACCCATTTTGCCATTGATAATACCGCGAAAAGATACGCCACCTTCAATAGCAATGCTATAACTATCAATTTCTCCTTTAAATATTTTCGTACTGAATTTTCCGTTGCTTTGATAATACAATTCCATATCTGTAAAACCGACCTCTTCTCCTTGTGAAAAAAGGTCATTTTTGAATTTTACAATATCCATCGTTTATTTCCCCTTTCTGCCGCCAACCGTTATTTCACTTACACGAATCATTGGTTGACCAACGTTCGCCGGTATTGAACCACTGACAGATCCGCACATTCCTTGACCATGAGCCAAGTTATTTCCGACCATATCTACCTTTTGTAAAGTTTTAGGGCCATTTCCGATTAATGTCGCACCGCGGACTGGTTCAGCAATTTTTCCATTACGAACGATATACCCTTCGTTAATTGCAAAGTTATAATCACCCGTTGCTGGATTCACGGAGCCACCACCCATATACTTAGCATAAATTCCAAATTCCGTATTGGCGATGATTTCTTCAGGTGAAGACTTTCCAGGGGCAATAAATGTGTTCGTCATTCTTGAAGTCGGAGCGTATTTATAAGATTCCCGACGACTTGAGCCAGTGGACTCTGTACCCATACGCCGAGCTCCTAACTTATCTATCAAATAACCTTTTAATATTCCATTTTCAATTAAAACATTTTTTCGTGTTGCTTCCCCTTCGTCATCGACATTTGCGGAACCCCATTCATTCGCTAGTGTCCCGTCGTCAATGTAAGAGACGATCTCAGGTGCAACTTGCTCCCCTACCCGATCTGCAAAAATGGAATTGTTCTTTGCTACAGAAGTTGCTTCTAGTCCATGCCCACAAGCTTCATGGAAGATAACACCGCCAAATTCATTATCAATAATGACAGGGAATTTCCCGCTAGGGCACTCTTGGGCATTCAGCATCGTAACTGCTATTCTAGCAGCTTCAGAACCATAATGTTTTAAGTCTAGCTGCTCTATAAATTCAAATCCTTTATGGGCCCCTGGTAAGTAAGAACCCGTTTGCATTTCATTACCACGAGCTGCGACTGCTTGAATTGCTAGACGAGTACGTGTTCTTTCATCCTCAACAAATTTTCCTTCTGAATTAGCAATTAAGACACGTTGCTGTTCATCCTTATAAGCAACGGACACTTGAGAAATCAATTCGTGATAATTTTTGGCAATATCATAGACTTCTCTCATCACATTCACTTTTTTTGCTTTAGCAACTTCCCTTGGGTTATGTAGTATTGGATGTTGATTTGTAAACGTTTGACGGTTAAGATTTAAGGTTAAGTCTATTGGCTGACCTTTAATTGCTTTTGCAGCTTCTAGGGCAACGGCAATTAGTTTATCTCGGTTATGCTCGTTCGTATAGGCGTAAACACTGTTTAAACCTTGAAATATACGGATCCCAATGCCATAGTCTCTACCAGAAATACTCGTCTCTACTTTCCCACCAACGAGTGCAATATTCGTATTGAATTTATCCTCTACAAATATCTCCGCAAAATCGCCACCAGTACTAAGCGCAGCTGTTATTAAGTCTTCGATAATTGATTGTTGAAGCATAATTTCCCCTCCTTGTTTAGGTGTATTTTTTACACCATATAATAAGGATAAATGAAAATACAGATTTATGAAACTATTTCGATTATAAAAAAATAATTTAATGAGTTTCATAATCTTTATTTTCGCTACTAAGTAGATTGATATAGCTCGGTTAGGTAATGATGAAATTCATTCTATTTAGTTAAATAATCATTTTTTGTTTAAAAATCATGTATAATATTTCGTATCACGAAAAATGATTATCTAGCTTTTTAAAAGGGGTTATTTCTAATGACATATATTAAATTTCCAAGGTTGATAGAAACCTTATTCATCGGCTATTTAGGTGGGTATCTTTTCACACTTGCCAACTTTCCACTCCCTTGGGTGCTCGGTGCTTTAACCCTTACTTTACTATGGCAAGGGTTTACGAAACGGAAGGCTTATTGGCCGAATCCATTCAAACAGGGGGGCTTTTTAGTTCTCGGTATGTATTTTGGTCTTTATTTTACGATCGAGACTTTTTTCACGATT is a window from the Anaerobacillus sp. CMMVII genome containing:
- a CDS encoding thioredoxin family protein gives rise to the protein MVEVTEKMIDWHLLTKKDTIKIYFCYTPLCGTCKLAKQMLEIWNQKYSNTTIYSVNINVNRNLAMKWQIKSVPYLAVFVNGLKAHEFYAFHSLETLNAN
- a CDS encoding OsmC family protein → MKTTISWAGNMAFSSTTPSGHSLTMDASGDVGGENKGPRPTELLLNAVAGCTGIDIISILTKMRLSPTAFHMDVEGTRAEDHPKKFTTVHIHYSFEGDLPEDKVVRAIELSKDKYCSVSHSLNSKIEVSYSINGTQGKAIH
- a CDS encoding DUF6509 family protein, whose translation is MNIIKHTVEKVEDITGILSGERYEFFIHVEVDEEDELYTEHGLYIKAIVAVDENTTRMMHYDIYEKTSDKYIDLALEEEEEQLLQEYCQQHIK
- a CDS encoding TldD/PmbA family protein, translated to MLQQSIIEDLITAALSTGGDFAEIFVEDKFNTNIALVGGKVETSISGRDYGIGIRIFQGLNSVYAYTNEHNRDKLIAVALEAAKAIKGQPIDLTLNLNRQTFTNQHPILHNPREVAKAKKVNVMREVYDIAKNYHELISQVSVAYKDEQQRVLIANSEGKFVEDERTRTRLAIQAVAARGNEMQTGSYLPGAHKGFEFIEQLDLKHYGSEAARIAVTMLNAQECPSGKFPVIIDNEFGGVIFHEACGHGLEATSVAKNNSIFADRVGEQVAPEIVSYIDDGTLANEWGSANVDDEGEATRKNVLIENGILKGYLIDKLGARRMGTESTGSSRRESYKYAPTSRMTNTFIAPGKSSPEEIIANTEFGIYAKYMGGGSVNPATGDYNFAINEGYIVRNGKIAEPVRGATLIGNGPKTLQKVDMVGNNLAHGQGMCGSVSGSIPANVGQPMIRVSEITVGGRKGK
- a CDS encoding TldD/PmbA family protein — protein: MDIVKFKNDLFSQGEEVGFTDMELYYQSNGKFSTKIFKGEIDSYSIAIEGGVSFRGIINGKMGYAYTEKIDEQSIPFMLAEAKENLSIIDSEDSEMIFAGSDQYEEVSLFSEDLAGISADEKIAVLKQIETECFALSDKVTSVNYCLLESHDSERLISNTKGLEKHEKGNVVYTYLSVVVKDGEDIKSASRLTLARDFSRFDPAQIASEVVEEAVSFLGASSVPSNEYPIILRNTAAASLLQVFSQAFSADQVQKGKSRLANKLDTHVANPLVTIVDDPFLTDGFMSRSFDSEGVATKQVNLVEDGVLKTFLHNLKSATKDQVQSTGHATKASYKGTITIAPSNMFIKAGKTSYEELIQKETEALIITDLQGLHSGANPISGDFSLAANGYLVKNGKIERPVNQITIAGNFFTMLDQIEAIANDLKFGFPMGGYVGSPSLKVKSLAVAGE
- a CDS encoding TerC family protein; its protein translation is MDVSILLEYGWVLLVLIVLEGILAADNALVLAILVKHLPEKERKRALFYGLAGAFVFRFGSLFAISFLVHVWQVQAIGAAYLIFIALNFIIRKYVRHKAETEEMKEAKKKSGFWVTVIKVELADIAFAVDSILAAVAIAVTLPNTGLPMVGGLDGGKFLIIFLGGFIGLVIMRFAATYFVGLLTRKPGLETAAFLIVGWVGVKLAVYTLSHPEVAFLPEHVAEMKAWKITFYVVLVLIAVLGWFLSKEVSEEEKEKEELAQSSAV
- a CDS encoding TIGR01777 family oxidoreductase → MGKKIVLAGGSGFLGKSLANFLLGKGYQVVILSRNSAPLDGQIKYVQWDGKTLGDWASEIDGSYAVVNFTGKSVNCIYTKKNREEIVSSRLDSVRVLREAILQCKQPPQAFVQAGSLAIFGDTTERCDENAPFGSGFSVDVCKQWETEFFKEALTTPRQVLLRIGFALGKDGGALEPLKKLVSLNLGGTVGSGKQYISWLHIDDLNNMFLEAIENTSYSGIYNATGPTPITNKEFMKSLRNVMGKGWTPPAPTPFVWLGAYLFMQTEPSLALTGRNCVPKKLVDSGFTFQYTDIEVALKDLISS